AGCACGCTCTCGGACCGCGCGTTGATCATCTTCGCGGCGCCGGAGAGGTCCTTGGCCCAGTGCGGGACCAGGCCCCAGCGCATCACCCGGACGCTGCGCTCGGTCGTGTCCGGGTCGGGATTGCCCTCGTCGTCACGCGGGTGGCGTTCGACGACGGCCGACACCAGCTTGGTCGGCGCGACGTTGAAGTCCGGGCCGGGCGCGACGCCCTCGGTGGCGTCCACCGCGTCGAACTCCGCCGCGAGCAGAGCCGGATTCTTGGTGGAGGCGTACCTGCCGCACAAAACCTGATCACCTCTGACGATCTAGTCCGGGTCGCCATCGTCGCACGTCGGAAGGCCCGGTGCGACCTGTCGACCACCCGATGCGGAATCATCGGGCCATGACTCAGCAGTGGTCCGCTCCCACCGCCCACGGCCCTGTCCACGCGACGGTACCCGTGCCCGGTTCAAAGTCGATCACCAACCGGGCGCTCGTGCTGGCCGCCCTGGCCGACCGCGCGTCCACCGTGCACGCCCCTTTGCGCAGCCGTGACACCAACCTGATGGCCGCCGGGCTCCAGTCCCTCGGCGTCGGATTCGCCGACGGCCCGGACGGGTCGTGGCTGGTCACACCCGGTGCGATGCGCGGTCCGGCGCAGGTCGACTGCGGGCTGGCGGGCACCGTCATGCGCTTCCTGCCGCCCGCCGCGGCGCTGGCCGTCGGCGACGTCACGTTCGACGGGGACCCCCACGCGCGGACCCGTCCGATGACCACGATCCTGGACGCGCTGCGGGCGTTGGGCGCCGACGTGGAGGGCGGTTCGCTGCCGTTCACGCTGCACGGCAAGGGCGGGGTGGCCGGCGGTGTGGTCACCATCGACGCGTCGGCGTCGTCCCAGTTCGTGTCCGGGCTGCTGCTGTCGGGCGCGCGTTACGAGAGCGGCGTGACCGTGCGGCACGACGGGAAGCCCCTGCCCTCGATGCCCCACATCGAGATGACCGTGGCGATGCTGCGCGAAGCAGGTGTCGTCGTGGACGACGCGTCGCCCAACGAGTGGCGGGTCGAGCCGGGCGCCATCACGGGCCGCGACTGGCACGTCGAGCCGGACCTGTCCAACGCCACGCCGTTCCTCGCGGCGGCGGCCGTGACGGGCGGCGAGGTGACCATCCCCGGCTGGCCCGCGCGGACCACCCAGCCCGGCGGCGCGGCACGCGACCTGTTCGAGCGCATGGGTTGCGCGGTAACGCTCACGGACGCCGGTCTGACGTTGTCGGGTCCCGAGAAGCTGGTCGGCGTGGACGTGGACCTCAAGGACGAGAGCGAGCTGACGCCGACCGTGGCGGCCTTGGCGGCGCTCGCCACCGGCCCGACCCGGATCCGCGGCGTCGCGCACATCCGCGGCCACGAGACGGACCGGATCGCCGCGCTCGTCACCGAGATCAACCGGTTGGGCGGCCAGGCGGAGGAGACCGACGACGGCCTGGTCATCACGCCGCGACCGTTGCGCGGTGAGGTGTGGCAGGCGTACGCGGACCACCGCATGGCGACCGCGGGCGCGATCATCGGGCTGGTGGTGGAGGGCGTGTCCGTGGACGACATCGGGTCTACGACCAAGACGATCCCGGACTTCCCCGGGATGTGGACAACGATGCTGGGGACGTCGATGCACGGGACGCGCTGACGTGACACGCGGCGACTGGCGGCGACTGGACGAGTCCGACGTGCGGGTGCGGCCGGGCAAGGGGACCCGGCCGCGCAGCAAGCGCCGGCCGGAGCACGCGGACGCGGTGCCCGCCATGGTCGTCGGGGTGGACCGCGGCCGGTGGACGTGCGCGATGGACGGCGACCCGAACCGGCTGGTCATCGCCATGCGGGCACGGGAGCTGGGCCGCACGCCGGTCGTGGTGGGCGACAACGTCGGCCTGGTCGGCGACACGTCCGGTCAGCCGGACACGTTGGCCCGGATCGTGCGGGTGGACGAGCGGCGGAGCGTGCTGCGGCGGACGGCGGACGACAACGACCCGTTCGAGCGGGTGGTGGTGGCCAACGCCGGGCAGCTGGTGATCGTGTCGGCGTTGGCGGACCCGCAGCCGCGCCGCGGTTTCATCGACCGCTGCCTGGTCGCCGCGTACGCGGGTGGGCTGGAACCGTTGCTGTGCTTGACGAAGTCCGACCTGGCCCCACCGGACGAGCTGCTCGCCGCGTACGCCGAACTGTCGCTGCCGGTCGTGGTGACGCGTTCCGACGAGTACCCGGAGGAGCTGCGCGCCCGGCTGGTGAACCGGCTGTCCGCGTTGATCGGGCACTCGGGGGTGGGCAAGTCGACCTTGGTGAACAAGCTGGTGCCGGACGCCCACCGGGCCGTGGGTGTGGTCAGCGGCGTGGGCAAGGGCCGGCACACGTCCACCCAGACCGTCGCGCTTCCGCTGCCCGAGGGTGGCTGGGCCGTGGACACGCCGGGCATCCGCTCGTTCGGGCTCGCGCACATCACGCCCGACGACATCGTCGGCTCGTTCCCGGACATGAAGGCGATGGCCGAGGAGTGCCCGCCCGGCTGCAACCACCAGGGCCCGCCCGACGACCCGGACTGCATGCTCGACGAACTCGTCCGCACCGGCGAAGCCTCCCCCGGCCGCCTCGAATCCCTCCGCCGCCTCCTGGAGTCCCGCAGCAAACTGGAGGAATACGACTAACCCCCGCGAGTCCTACGTTCAGAACGCGCGAGTCGTACCTTCAGGACCACCGTGTCCTACGTTCAGGACCCCCGAATTCAACGCTCA
This is a stretch of genomic DNA from Saccharothrix ecbatanensis. It encodes these proteins:
- the aroA gene encoding 3-phosphoshikimate 1-carboxyvinyltransferase; amino-acid sequence: MTQQWSAPTAHGPVHATVPVPGSKSITNRALVLAALADRASTVHAPLRSRDTNLMAAGLQSLGVGFADGPDGSWLVTPGAMRGPAQVDCGLAGTVMRFLPPAAALAVGDVTFDGDPHARTRPMTTILDALRALGADVEGGSLPFTLHGKGGVAGGVVTIDASASSQFVSGLLLSGARYESGVTVRHDGKPLPSMPHIEMTVAMLREAGVVVDDASPNEWRVEPGAITGRDWHVEPDLSNATPFLAAAAVTGGEVTIPGWPARTTQPGGAARDLFERMGCAVTLTDAGLTLSGPEKLVGVDVDLKDESELTPTVAALAALATGPTRIRGVAHIRGHETDRIAALVTEINRLGGQAEETDDGLVITPRPLRGEVWQAYADHRMATAGAIIGLVVEGVSVDDIGSTTKTIPDFPGMWTTMLGTSMHGTR
- the rsgA gene encoding ribosome small subunit-dependent GTPase A — encoded protein: MTRGDWRRLDESDVRVRPGKGTRPRSKRRPEHADAVPAMVVGVDRGRWTCAMDGDPNRLVIAMRARELGRTPVVVGDNVGLVGDTSGQPDTLARIVRVDERRSVLRRTADDNDPFERVVVANAGQLVIVSALADPQPRRGFIDRCLVAAYAGGLEPLLCLTKSDLAPPDELLAAYAELSLPVVVTRSDEYPEELRARLVNRLSALIGHSGVGKSTLVNKLVPDAHRAVGVVSGVGKGRHTSTQTVALPLPEGGWAVDTPGIRSFGLAHITPDDIVGSFPDMKAMAEECPPGCNHQGPPDDPDCMLDELVRTGEASPGRLESLRRLLESRSKLEEYD